Proteins encoded in a region of the Desulfovibrio sp. X2 genome:
- a CDS encoding DMT family transporter, with the protein MKNQRRAMAYGLVTVALWSTVASAFKLSLRHMDVAQLLFWSALVSTMVMLAALAIQGRLGLLLSYGRAEWLRALGLGLLNPFVYYLILFKAYDLLPAQEAQPLNYTWAITLALLSVPILGQRLSWRDIAATLVSWGGVLVISTHGDLAGLHFASPLGVACALASTVIWSLYWLLSTRDHRDPVAGLAMNFLCSLPFCLAWACLVSSPLPRSAAGLAGAAYVGLFEMGVTFITWITALRLAENTSRVGNLIFISPFVSLLLIHFLVGEPILSSTFAGLSCIVAGLILQQTGRRAAA; encoded by the coding sequence ATGAAGAACCAGCGCCGGGCCATGGCCTACGGCCTGGTCACGGTGGCGCTGTGGTCCACCGTGGCTTCGGCCTTCAAGCTCTCGCTTCGGCACATGGACGTGGCCCAGCTCCTCTTCTGGTCCGCGCTGGTCTCCACCATGGTCATGCTGGCGGCCCTGGCCATCCAGGGCCGCCTCGGCCTTCTCCTTTCCTACGGCCGCGCCGAGTGGCTCAGGGCGCTCGGCCTCGGCCTGCTGAACCCCTTCGTCTACTACCTGATCCTGTTCAAGGCCTACGACCTCTTGCCGGCCCAGGAGGCGCAACCGCTCAACTACACCTGGGCCATCACCCTGGCGCTCCTCTCCGTGCCCATCCTCGGGCAGCGCCTCTCCTGGCGCGACATCGCCGCCACCCTGGTCAGCTGGGGCGGGGTGCTGGTCATCTCCACGCACGGCGACCTCGCGGGACTTCATTTCGCAAGCCCGCTCGGTGTGGCCTGCGCGCTCGCGAGCACGGTCATCTGGTCGCTCTACTGGCTGCTCTCCACGCGCGACCACCGCGACCCAGTGGCCGGACTGGCCATGAACTTCCTCTGCTCCCTGCCCTTCTGCCTAGCCTGGGCATGCCTCGTCTCCTCGCCCCTGCCCCGAAGCGCGGCGGGCCTCGCGGGCGCCGCCTACGTGGGCCTCTTCGAGATGGGCGTGACCTTCATCACCTGGATCACGGCCCTGCGCCTGGCCGAGAACACCTCGCGCGTGGGCAACCTCATCTTCATCTCGCCCTTCGTCTCCCTGCTCCTCATCCACTTCCTGGTGGGCGAGCCCATCCTGTCCTCGACCTTTGCCGGACTCTCGTGCATCGTGGCCGGACTCATCCTGCAACAGACGGGACGGCGCGCCGCCGCGTAG
- a CDS encoding phosphoglycerate dehydrogenase — MRIAITTSSFAVYGRAPLELLERAGAEIVLNPHGRKLTPEETVALCADCEGILAGTESLSCDVLAKLPRLKAISRCGVGMDSVDQTACAAQGITVRNTPFGPTRSVAELTVGLILDLLRQVTRMDREMRGGVWKKRMGNLLLGKRVGIIGFGRIGQATGELLSALGAEIAYADPCVECVLGERMEIDSLLAWADIVSLHCSKPGDACYLIDAERLRLMRPGTWLVNAGRGGLVDEEALHALLASGHLAGAAMDCFSAEPYKGPLAELDNIIITPHIGSYAKEGRSRMEFDAAKNLLEALGVPVPPEVRP; from the coding sequence ATGCGTATCGCAATCACGACATCTTCTTTCGCCGTCTATGGACGCGCCCCCCTGGAACTGCTCGAACGGGCCGGGGCGGAAATCGTATTGAATCCGCACGGCCGCAAGCTAACTCCCGAGGAGACCGTGGCCCTGTGCGCCGACTGCGAGGGCATCCTCGCGGGCACGGAAAGCCTCTCCTGCGACGTGCTGGCAAAACTGCCCAGGCTCAAGGCCATCTCGCGCTGCGGCGTGGGCATGGACAGCGTGGACCAGACGGCCTGCGCGGCGCAGGGCATCACCGTGCGCAACACGCCCTTCGGCCCCACGCGCTCCGTGGCCGAGCTGACCGTGGGCCTCATCCTCGACCTCCTGCGCCAGGTCACGCGCATGGACCGCGAGATGCGCGGCGGCGTGTGGAAGAAGCGCATGGGCAACCTGCTGCTCGGCAAGCGCGTGGGCATCATCGGCTTCGGGCGCATCGGCCAGGCCACGGGCGAACTCCTCTCCGCCCTGGGCGCGGAGATCGCCTATGCCGACCCGTGCGTGGAATGCGTGCTCGGCGAGCGCATGGAGATCGACTCCCTGCTCGCCTGGGCGGACATCGTGAGCCTGCACTGCTCCAAGCCCGGCGACGCCTGCTACCTGATCGACGCCGAGCGCCTTCGCCTCATGCGTCCCGGCACCTGGCTCGTCAACGCCGGACGCGGCGGTCTGGTGGACGAGGAGGCGCTGCATGCCCTGCTCGCTTCCGGCCATCTCGCGGGCGCGGCCATGGACTGCTTCTCCGCCGAGCCCTACAAGGGCCCGCTGGCCGAGCTCGACAACATCATCATCACCCCGCACATCGGCTCCTACGCCAAGGAAGGTCGCTCGCGCATGGAGTTCGACGCCGCGAAGAACCTCCTGGAGGCGCTGGGCGTGCCCGTGCCCCCCGAGGTGCGGCCGTGA
- a CDS encoding HAD family hydrolase produces MSRPKIRCVVLDCDGVILETVTLKTEAFAKCAEHLGEKAVQVLVDFHVAHGGVSRFEKFRHLWREFFGREITDPEMDDMVRRFVEAGAEALKRAPFVPGAREFIEEWSTRLPLYVASGAPDEELKGILRIKGVDACFKGIFGSPTPKTELLANIVANETAGPSETLMVGDSGTDLAAAEAVGTLFYGRGSFPAPLPWGEDLTGLGAFIEERNKG; encoded by the coding sequence GTGAGCCGCCCCAAGATCAGGTGCGTGGTCCTCGACTGCGACGGCGTGATCCTGGAGACCGTGACGCTCAAGACCGAGGCCTTCGCCAAATGCGCGGAGCATCTCGGGGAAAAGGCAGTGCAGGTGCTCGTGGACTTCCACGTGGCCCACGGCGGAGTCAGCCGGTTCGAGAAGTTCCGCCACCTGTGGCGCGAGTTCTTCGGCCGGGAGATCACCGATCCCGAGATGGACGACATGGTGCGGCGCTTCGTGGAAGCCGGGGCCGAGGCGCTGAAGCGCGCGCCCTTCGTGCCCGGGGCCAGGGAATTCATCGAGGAGTGGAGCACGCGCCTGCCGCTCTACGTGGCCTCCGGCGCGCCGGACGAGGAGCTGAAGGGCATCCTGCGCATAAAGGGCGTGGACGCCTGTTTCAAGGGCATCTTCGGCTCGCCCACGCCCAAGACCGAGCTCCTGGCGAACATCGTGGCGAACGAGACGGCCGGACCGAGCGAGACGCTCATGGTCGGCGACTCGGGCACGGACCTCGCGGCGGCCGAAGCGGTGGGCACCCTCTTCTACGGCCGCGGCAGCTTCCCCGCGCCCCTGCCCTGGGGCGAGGACCTGACCGGGCTCGGCGCGTTCATCGAGGAGCGCAACAAGGGCTGA
- the kdsB gene encoding 3-deoxy-manno-octulosonate cytidylyltransferase, with amino-acid sequence MGKIVAVIPARMGSSRFPGKPLADIHGVPMVGHVFFRTRMCDLLDETVVATCDREIADYVESVGGRAVMTLDTHERCTDRTAECMLKVEEAVGEDVDIVVMVQGDEPMVTPEMISASLEPMLADPALGVVNLMADLGSVEEFEDPNEVKVVTDLSGNALYFSREPVPSRKKGVLDVPMKKQVCIIPFRRQALLDFNALQETPLERIESVDMMRLLEHGRRVRMVQTDARTKSVDTQADLELVRKLMADDGLRGSYS; translated from the coding sequence ATGGGCAAAATCGTCGCCGTCATCCCGGCCCGCATGGGCTCCTCGCGTTTTCCCGGCAAGCCGCTGGCCGACATCCACGGCGTGCCCATGGTCGGCCACGTCTTCTTCCGCACGCGCATGTGCGACCTGCTGGACGAGACCGTGGTCGCCACCTGCGACCGCGAGATCGCCGACTATGTCGAGTCCGTGGGCGGCCGCGCGGTGATGACGCTGGACACGCACGAGCGCTGCACCGACCGCACGGCCGAGTGCATGCTGAAGGTCGAGGAGGCCGTGGGCGAGGACGTGGACATCGTGGTCATGGTCCAGGGCGACGAGCCCATGGTCACGCCCGAGATGATCTCCGCCTCGCTCGAGCCCATGCTCGCCGACCCTGCGCTCGGGGTGGTCAACCTCATGGCCGACCTAGGGAGCGTGGAGGAGTTCGAGGACCCCAACGAGGTCAAGGTGGTCACGGACCTTTCGGGCAACGCGCTCTACTTCTCGCGCGAGCCGGTGCCTTCGCGCAAGAAGGGCGTGCTCGACGTGCCCATGAAGAAGCAGGTCTGCATCATTCCCTTCCGCCGCCAGGCGCTGCTCGACTTCAACGCCCTGCAGGAGACCCCGCTCGAGCGCATCGAGTCTGTGGACATGATGCGCCTGCTCGAGCACGGCAGGCGCGTGCGCATGGTCCAGACGGACGCACGCACCAAGAGCGTGGACACGCAGGCCGACCTCGAGCTCGTCAGGAAGCTGATGGCCGACGACGGACTGCGCGGCAGCTACTCGTAG
- a CDS encoding HpcH/HpaI aldolase/citrate lyase family protein translates to MASLKKTLASGGSALGSWLTLPSPAIPEIMANAGYSWLAVDMEHASIDLSQCAELMRAASLAGAEPLVRLPINDPVIIKRVMDAGAHGIVVPMVNTADEARAAVAAMHYPPRGVRGVGLFRAQGYGATFPEYKRWLAEDSMCIVQIEHIEAVKNLEEILAVDGVDGYIIGPYDLSASLGVPGEFDRPEVQEALAEIEAKGPKSGKAPGIHIVEPDLDALGKRLAQGYRFVAFSLDIRMLDVFARQGMEKFKQSVNK, encoded by the coding sequence ATGGCATCCCTCAAGAAGACACTGGCATCGGGCGGCTCGGCGCTCGGCTCCTGGCTGACCCTGCCGTCCCCCGCGATTCCCGAGATCATGGCCAACGCCGGCTATTCCTGGCTGGCCGTGGACATGGAGCACGCGTCCATAGACCTCTCCCAGTGCGCCGAGCTCATGCGCGCGGCCTCCCTGGCCGGTGCCGAGCCCCTGGTGCGCCTGCCGATAAACGACCCGGTGATCATCAAGCGGGTCATGGACGCGGGCGCGCACGGCATCGTGGTGCCCATGGTCAACACCGCGGACGAGGCGCGCGCCGCCGTGGCCGCCATGCACTATCCGCCGCGGGGAGTGCGCGGGGTGGGGCTCTTCCGCGCCCAGGGCTACGGCGCGACCTTCCCCGAGTACAAGCGCTGGCTGGCCGAGGATTCCATGTGCATCGTGCAGATCGAGCACATCGAGGCCGTGAAAAACCTCGAAGAGATCCTGGCTGTCGATGGCGTGGACGGCTACATCATCGGCCCCTACGACCTCTCCGCCTCGCTGGGCGTGCCGGGCGAGTTCGACCGTCCCGAGGTGCAGGAGGCCCTGGCCGAGATCGAGGCCAAGGGGCCGAAGTCGGGCAAGGCCCCGGGCATCCACATCGTGGAACCGGACCTCGACGCGCTCGGCAAGCGTCTGGCCCAGGGCTACCGTTTCGTGGCCTTCAGCCTGGACATCCGCATGCTCGACGTCTTCGCGCGGCAGGGCATGGAAAAATTCAAGCAAAGCGTCAACAAATAG
- a CDS encoding glycosyltransferase family 4 protein, with product MPRLLYLTQSGPTLPSVRFRVLPFVAAAQQAGIAAEYRVIPKGSLKRIPFFLGLPRADVLVLQKKLLNPFDLFLAARAGRRFVYDFDDAVWTSHPGVTDEARRRREHAKQVPRFAAACRRADQVVAGNEFLAERARVFNANVAVLPTPLDTDRYVSAPKGGGLPVIGWMGTACNQVFLPELFAALAPFSDRMRLSVISDEPYADESWRDVGFEKWSPEREIAQLQAMDIGLMPLSDDEYTRGKCGFKLLQYMACGAVPVASDVGFNREIVEHGRTGFLVRSPEEWREAVAVLLDDPARRTVMAAAAREAVVERFSLAAAARRLFSILGLMEA from the coding sequence ATGCCCCGGCTCCTCTACCTCACCCAGTCCGGTCCCACGCTGCCCTCGGTGCGCTTCCGCGTCCTGCCGTTCGTTGCCGCCGCACAGCAGGCGGGCATCGCGGCCGAGTACCGGGTCATCCCCAAGGGGAGTCTCAAGCGCATTCCGTTCTTTCTGGGACTTCCCCGCGCGGACGTGCTCGTTCTGCAGAAGAAGCTCCTGAATCCCTTCGACCTCTTTCTGGCCGCACGCGCTGGCAGGCGCTTCGTCTACGACTTCGACGACGCGGTCTGGACCTCGCACCCGGGCGTCACGGACGAGGCCAGGCGCAGGCGCGAGCATGCCAAGCAGGTGCCGCGTTTTGCCGCCGCCTGCCGCCGGGCGGATCAGGTCGTCGCGGGCAACGAATTCCTGGCCGAGCGGGCGCGCGTCTTCAACGCGAACGTCGCCGTGCTGCCCACGCCGCTGGACACGGACCGCTACGTGTCCGCCCCCAAGGGAGGCGGTCTGCCGGTGATCGGCTGGATGGGCACGGCCTGCAACCAGGTCTTCCTGCCTGAGTTGTTCGCCGCCCTGGCGCCTTTTTCGGACCGCATGCGCCTGTCCGTGATCTCGGATGAGCCCTACGCCGACGAATCGTGGCGGGACGTGGGCTTCGAGAAGTGGAGTCCCGAGCGCGAGATCGCCCAGCTGCAGGCCATGGACATCGGCCTCATGCCCTTGTCCGACGACGAATACACGCGCGGAAAATGCGGCTTCAAGCTCCTGCAGTACATGGCCTGCGGCGCCGTGCCCGTGGCCTCCGACGTGGGCTTCAACCGCGAGATAGTGGAACACGGCCGCACCGGCTTCCTGGTCAGGAGCCCGGAGGAGTGGCGCGAAGCCGTGGCCGTGCTGCTCGACGACCCGGCCCGTCGTACCGTGATGGCCGCCGCCGCCAGAGAGGCGGTGGTGGAGCGTTTTTCCCTGGCCGCCGCTGCGCGGCGGCTGTTTTCCATCCTTGGACTCATGGAGGCATAA
- the gpmI gene encoding 2,3-bisphosphoglycerate-independent phosphoglycerate mutase, which translates to MTRRPRPLVLLILDGWGIAPDGPGNAVCQAGTQHLDALKAAWPHTALACSGRDVGLPRGFIGNSEVGHMNIGAGRVVFQDMTRIDVSIEDGSFYENPAFLDCIAKVKASGGRLHLMGLLSDGGVHSHQEHLNALLRLAREQGLPQAYVHCFMDGRDTAPQGGLGYMKKLCGHMAETGFGRVATVIGRYWAMDRDRRWERNQRAFEAMVLGRGERTDDPLAAVQAGYDAGKTDEFIEPTVITEEGRPVALIEDGDGVIFFNFRSDRARQISRSLFEGNFAEFPRERRPKLASFVSMTRYEATFPLAVAFPPSSVAKTLGEVVSEAGLKQLRIAETEKYAHVTFFLNCGREEPFAGEERILVPSPREVATYDQKPQMSADEVTEKLLAALADYDMVVCNLANLDMVGHTGVMDAVKQACRTVDACVGSIVNAVLGLGGAVLLTADHGNSEEMLDADGGVQTAHSTNPVPFVLIGEGLADARLRAEGRLADIAPTALALLRIPQPAEMTGRSLMA; encoded by the coding sequence ATGACGCGACGGCCTAGGCCCCTGGTCCTGCTCATCCTGGATGGATGGGGCATTGCGCCGGACGGACCGGGCAACGCAGTGTGCCAGGCGGGCACGCAGCACCTCGATGCGCTGAAGGCTGCCTGGCCGCACACCGCCCTGGCCTGCTCCGGACGCGACGTGGGGCTGCCGCGCGGCTTCATCGGCAATTCCGAGGTCGGCCACATGAACATCGGCGCGGGGCGCGTCGTCTTCCAGGACATGACCCGCATCGACGTGAGCATCGAGGACGGTTCGTTTTACGAGAACCCGGCGTTCCTCGACTGCATCGCCAAGGTCAAGGCCTCGGGCGGCAGGCTGCACCTCATGGGACTGCTCTCCGACGGCGGCGTGCACAGCCATCAGGAGCACCTGAACGCCCTGCTGCGGCTGGCCCGCGAGCAGGGGCTTCCCCAGGCCTACGTCCACTGTTTCATGGACGGCCGCGACACCGCGCCTCAAGGTGGGCTCGGCTACATGAAGAAGCTCTGCGGCCACATGGCCGAAACCGGCTTCGGCCGTGTGGCCACGGTCATCGGCCGCTACTGGGCCATGGACCGCGACAGGCGCTGGGAGCGCAACCAGCGCGCCTTCGAGGCCATGGTCCTCGGCCGCGGCGAGCGCACGGACGATCCCCTGGCCGCCGTCCAGGCGGGCTACGACGCGGGCAAGACCGACGAGTTCATCGAGCCGACGGTTATCACGGAAGAGGGCAGGCCGGTCGCGCTCATCGAGGACGGCGACGGCGTCATCTTCTTCAACTTCCGCTCGGACCGCGCGCGGCAGATCAGCCGAAGCCTGTTCGAGGGGAATTTCGCCGAATTCCCGCGCGAGCGCAGGCCGAAGCTCGCCTCCTTCGTCTCCATGACCCGGTACGAGGCCACATTTCCCCTGGCCGTGGCCTTCCCGCCCTCGTCCGTGGCCAAGACCCTGGGAGAGGTCGTTTCGGAGGCGGGGCTCAAGCAGCTGCGCATCGCGGAGACCGAGAAGTACGCCCACGTGACCTTTTTCCTCAACTGCGGCCGCGAGGAACCCTTCGCGGGCGAGGAGCGCATCCTGGTGCCGAGCCCCCGAGAGGTGGCGACCTACGACCAGAAGCCCCAGATGAGCGCGGACGAGGTCACGGAAAAGCTGCTCGCGGCCCTGGCCGACTACGACATGGTGGTCTGCAACCTGGCCAACCTGGACATGGTCGGCCACACCGGCGTCATGGACGCGGTCAAGCAGGCCTGCCGCACCGTGGACGCCTGCGTGGGAAGCATCGTCAACGCCGTGCTCGGCCTCGGCGGAGCGGTGCTGCTCACGGCGGACCACGGTAACTCCGAAGAGATGCTCGATGCCGATGGCGGCGTGCAGACCGCGCACAGCACCAATCCCGTGCCCTTCGTGCTCATCGGCGAGGGACTTGCCGACGCGCGCCTGCGCGCCGAAGGACGGCTGGCAGACATCGCGCCCACGGCGCTCGCGCTCCTGCGCATCCCTCAACCGGCCGAAATGACCGGCCGTTCACTCATGGCGTGA
- the rsfS gene encoding ribosome silencing factor, with amino-acid sequence MLVAGWLRDKKGQDVIVLDVTGICPITEMLVLASATSPRHAKGLASHVLDMAAEQKLEYLGMEGQAEGAWILVDLNDVLVHVFSGDNRELFDLEGLWCEGARVGLPDDATA; translated from the coding sequence GTGCTCGTTGCGGGCTGGCTGCGGGACAAGAAAGGCCAGGACGTGATCGTGCTCGACGTCACGGGCATCTGCCCCATCACCGAAATGCTCGTTCTGGCCTCGGCCACCAGCCCCCGCCATGCCAAGGGCCTGGCCTCGCACGTGCTGGACATGGCCGCGGAGCAGAAGCTCGAGTACCTGGGCATGGAGGGACAGGCCGAAGGCGCCTGGATCCTCGTGGACCTGAACGACGTGCTCGTGCACGTCTTCTCCGGCGACAATCGCGAACTCTTCGACCTCGAAGGCCTGTGGTGCGAGGGCGCGCGCGTGGGGCTTCCCGATGACGCGACGGCCTAG
- a CDS encoding nitroreductase family protein, giving the protein MDFRTLVARTRTHRRFRQDRPVSLETLRGLVDMARLAPSAANKQPLKYVLINEAAPCAKIFAHLGWAAYLKDWAGPAEGERPAAYVVVCGDKRVSSEWGCDHGFAIQNMLLGAMDQGIAACVLGAIKDRPGLHDELGLPDEIEVLLVVAFGEPGEEVAIDELGEDGNVRYWRDATGTHHVPKRSLAEIVVTENPEMN; this is encoded by the coding sequence GTGGATTTTCGGACATTGGTAGCCCGCACCCGCACGCATCGCCGTTTCAGGCAGGACCGTCCCGTCTCGCTCGAGACGTTGCGGGGCCTCGTGGACATGGCCCGGCTCGCGCCCTCGGCGGCGAACAAACAGCCGCTCAAGTACGTCCTGATCAACGAGGCCGCGCCCTGCGCGAAGATTTTCGCCCACCTTGGATGGGCCGCCTATCTCAAGGACTGGGCCGGCCCGGCCGAGGGCGAGCGTCCCGCCGCCTACGTCGTGGTCTGCGGCGACAAGCGGGTGAGCTCGGAGTGGGGCTGCGACCACGGCTTCGCCATCCAGAACATGCTGCTCGGGGCCATGGACCAGGGGATCGCGGCCTGCGTTCTGGGCGCCATCAAGGACAGGCCCGGCCTGCACGACGAGCTCGGCCTCCCGGACGAGATCGAGGTACTGCTCGTGGTCGCCTTCGGCGAGCCGGGCGAGGAGGTCGCCATCGACGAGCTTGGCGAGGACGGAAATGTGCGTTACTGGCGCGACGCGACTGGAACGCACCATGTGCCCAAGCGGTCGCTGGCCGAGATCGTGGTGACCGAAAACCCGGAAATGAACTGA
- the serB gene encoding phosphoserine phosphatase SerB: MNEILLFQFTGEDRPGLVAAITARMARYNLDILDMGQAVIHDLLSLGILVHIPEQAESAPVVKDLLFLAHELDLRLRCIPVSEEEYGRWAALEDQKRYIVTLIGRTIGSVQVSELTQTLNEHGLNIEVITRLSGRAPLVPNGESRPACVEFFVQGTPDDALALRKEFLRIAQTRGVDIALQEDNVFRRNRRLVAFDMDSTLIQAEVIDELAKEAGVGEKVAAITESAMRGEIDFQESFRRRLRLLKGLSAEALERVAARIPMTEGAERLITNLKRFGYKIAIISGGFTWFGRKLQQRLGIDYLYANELEVKDGTVTGEVVGRIVDGARKAEVLREIAEREEISLQQVIAVGDGANDLPMLNIAGLGIAFHAKPVVKEGARQSISTLGLDSILFLVGLRERDTTA, from the coding sequence ATGAACGAAATCCTTCTCTTCCAGTTCACCGGCGAGGACCGCCCCGGCCTGGTCGCGGCCATCACCGCCCGAATGGCCCGCTACAACCTGGACATCCTGGACATGGGCCAGGCCGTGATCCACGACCTGCTCTCGCTCGGCATCCTGGTGCACATCCCGGAGCAGGCCGAATCCGCGCCCGTGGTCAAGGATCTTCTCTTCCTGGCCCACGAACTGGACCTGCGGCTGCGCTGCATCCCGGTGAGCGAGGAGGAGTACGGCCGCTGGGCCGCCCTGGAAGACCAGAAGCGCTACATCGTGACCCTCATCGGCCGGACCATCGGCTCGGTGCAGGTCTCGGAGCTGACGCAGACGCTGAACGAGCACGGCCTGAACATCGAGGTCATAACGAGGCTCTCGGGCCGCGCGCCGCTCGTGCCGAACGGGGAGAGCCGCCCGGCCTGCGTGGAGTTCTTCGTGCAGGGCACGCCCGACGACGCGCTGGCCCTGCGCAAGGAGTTCCTGCGCATCGCCCAGACGCGCGGCGTGGACATCGCCCTGCAGGAGGACAACGTCTTCCGCCGCAACAGGCGCCTCGTGGCCTTCGACATGGACTCCACCCTGATCCAGGCCGAGGTCATCGACGAGCTGGCCAAGGAAGCGGGCGTGGGCGAGAAGGTCGCGGCCATCACCGAGTCCGCCATGCGCGGCGAGATCGACTTCCAGGAGAGCTTCCGCAGGCGCCTGCGCCTGCTCAAGGGCCTCTCCGCGGAGGCGCTCGAGCGCGTGGCCGCGCGCATCCCCATGACCGAAGGGGCGGAGCGGCTGATCACGAACCTCAAGCGCTTCGGCTACAAGATCGCCATCATCTCCGGCGGGTTCACGTGGTTCGGCAGGAAGCTGCAGCAGCGCCTGGGCATCGACTACCTCTACGCCAACGAGCTCGAAGTGAAGGACGGCACGGTCACGGGCGAGGTCGTGGGCCGCATCGTGGACGGCGCACGCAAGGCCGAGGTGCTGCGCGAGATCGCCGAGCGCGAGGAGATCAGCCTGCAGCAGGTCATCGCCGTGGGCGACGGGGCGAACGACCTGCCCATGCTGAACATAGCTGGGCTCGGCATCGCCTTCCACGCCAAGCCCGTGGTCAAGGAAGGGGCGCGCCAGTCCATCTCCACACTCGGGCTGGACTCCATCCTCTTCCTCGTCGGCCTGCGCGAGCGCGACACCACCGCCTGA
- the pgl gene encoding 6-phosphogluconolactonase, with the protein MMRHLDMCESREEFVFTAAQVVHEAARDAVAKRGRFLLALSGGSTPGPLYEELARGEFRMPWEKTHVFFSDERAVPPDDARSNFHMARESLLDRVPLPEGHVHRIKGELGAAAAADAYEAEVREVVAAPGEQGSLVPEAVFDLVLLGMGPDGHTASLFPGAPTLGEEARCFVAAPVPALEPHVERVTMTLPCIASARRVAVLTGAKGKREALEAVLGGAPGAAERYPVARVSAAERLYWIVRP; encoded by the coding sequence ATGATGCGCCATCTGGACATGTGCGAGTCGCGCGAGGAGTTCGTCTTCACCGCCGCGCAGGTGGTGCACGAGGCGGCCCGGGATGCCGTCGCAAAGCGAGGACGTTTTCTCCTCGCCCTTTCCGGCGGAAGCACCCCGGGCCCGCTTTACGAGGAACTGGCGCGCGGCGAATTCCGCATGCCCTGGGAGAAGACCCACGTCTTCTTCAGCGACGAGCGGGCCGTGCCGCCCGACGACGCGCGAAGCAACTTCCACATGGCGCGCGAGAGCCTGCTCGACCGCGTGCCCTTGCCCGAGGGGCACGTGCACCGCATCAAGGGCGAGCTCGGGGCCGCGGCCGCGGCCGATGCCTACGAGGCGGAGGTCCGCGAGGTGGTGGCTGCGCCGGGGGAGCAGGGGAGCCTCGTCCCTGAAGCCGTTTTCGACCTCGTGCTGCTCGGTATGGGGCCGGACGGCCACACGGCGTCCCTCTTCCCCGGCGCGCCCACCCTCGGCGAGGAGGCGCGCTGCTTCGTGGCCGCGCCCGTGCCCGCGCTCGAACCGCACGTGGAGCGCGTGACCATGACCCTGCCATGCATCGCCTCGGCGCGGCGCGTGGCCGTGCTCACCGGAGCCAAGGGCAAGCGCGAGGCGCTGGAGGCCGTGCTCGGGGGCGCTCCGGGCGCAGCCGAGCGCTACCCGGTCGCGCGCGTGTCCGCGGCCGAGCGTCTCTACTGGATCGTTCGTCCCTAG